CGTCCTGCAGGCGGGAGAGCGCGTAGACCTCCTTGTCGATCTCGCCCTTGCGCAGCAGCTGCCCCACGGTCTCCACGGAGCGTGTTTCCACGGAGCTGAAGCCGTGCAGTTCAAAGGTGCGACGGAGCGTGTCCAGCACATGCTGCTCCACCAGCCGCTCCTGTGGCAGCCACTCGGGGAAACCTGACAGGGAGGCGGTGCGTGCCATGGGTGGAACTCTCCTAACAAGACGGGCGGGACGGTGCAGCCGGGAAACTGCGGCCGGCGCGGCCCGCATAACAAGGTCATGGTGTTGCGGATGCAGCCGCCGTGTCCGGCGTCCACCGGGCAGTTCCGTGGGTAAACTGGCATCCGGCTGCCATTTTATAAGGTTTGGCGGGCCGCCCCAACCAGTCCCCGCAGTGCGCATGGTGCGCGGGCCCGGACCACGCGAAGAAATCATGGAGAAATACCGTTGGTTAACAGCAAAAAGGACGGCCGGGAGGCCAAGGCACGGATGGCCCGGATGGCGGCCAACCAGCAGATGCACCGGGAGCAGCTCGCCCGCCGCAAGCGCGACAACATCATTGCCGCCGCCGCCATGGCCATCGCCATCGCCGTCGCCGTGGTCCTGGCCTTGACAGTGTTCACCGGCCCGAAGAACGACGCCGCTGCCACGGACACGCCCGCCGCATCCCCCAGTGCGTCCCCCACCTCCAGCACACCCGCCGGGACGAACAGCCCCACGGTTCCCAAGGCCGCCACCGCCGCGGGCAAGACGTTCACGGGAACCCTCACGCTCAACGGCCAGCCCATGGGCGTCCAAGTTGACGGCACCAAGGCTCCCCAAGCGGCCGCCGTCTTCAAATCGCTGGCGGACAGCGGCTTCTTTAAGGGAAAGACCTGCCACCGGCTGACGGATTCGGCGAACTTCGCGCTGCTGCAGTGCGGCTCGCTCAAGGGCGACGGCAATGGCGACCCCAACTATCAGTGGGGCCCGGTGGAGAACTCCCCCGCCAACGGCCTTTACCCCGCGGGCAGCATCGCCGTGGCCCGCGGCTCCAGCACCTACAGCAATGGGACGCAGTTCTTCATCACTTACAAAGACACCACGCTGCCACAGACCGACGGCGGCTACACCCTGATGGGGAAGGTCACCAGCGGCCTTGATGTCATCACCAAGATCGCTGCCGGCGGCATCACGCCCGGCGCGGGCGGCGCCACGGACGG
This genomic stretch from Arthrobacter dokdonellae harbors:
- a CDS encoding peptidylprolyl isomerase; translation: MVNSKKDGREAKARMARMAANQQMHREQLARRKRDNIIAAAAMAIAIAVAVVLALTVFTGPKNDAAATDTPAASPSASPTSSTPAGTNSPTVPKAATAAGKTFTGTLTLNGQPMGVQVDGTKAPQAAAVFKSLADSGFFKGKTCHRLTDSANFALLQCGSLKGDGNGDPNYQWGPVENSPANGLYPAGSIAVARGSSTYSNGTQFFITYKDTTLPQTDGGYTLMGKVTSGLDVITKIAAGGITPGAGGATDGAPKTKVTIDSFTLK